A stretch of Lathyrus oleraceus cultivar Zhongwan6 chromosome 6, CAAS_Psat_ZW6_1.0, whole genome shotgun sequence DNA encodes these proteins:
- the LOC127096939 gene encoding protein ENHANCED DISEASE RESISTANCE 2-like, translating into MEFSSAQCAPSRRQRMHPTTTTRRSSGDNAAEIKHDWISEAVNGGSLGHVDLNTGTNGWTSPPGNLFALRSNNYFTKRQKSPAGEYLLSPAGMDWLKSTTKLDNILARADNRITNALRKSQAQNHSLKSFIFAVNLQIPGGKEHHSAVFYFATNEPIQTGSLLYRFINGDDSFRNQRFKLVNRIVKGPWIVKKAVGNHSACLLGKALTCNYHRGSNYLEIDVDIGSSAIANAILHLALGYVTSVTIDMGFVVEAQTEDELPERLIGAVRVCQMEMSSATVVVDSSHAPMSVPRGIGLAKVNHHKSEDEEESNF; encoded by the coding sequence ATGGAATTCAGTTCTGCACAATGTGCACCCTCCCGCAGACAAAGAATGCACCCCACGACGACCACTCGCCGCAGCTCCGGCGACAACGCCGCCGAAATCAAACACGACTGGATCTCCGAAGCAGTAAACGGTGGTTCTCTTGGCCACGTGGACCTTAACACCGGAACCAACGGCTGGACCTCCCCTCCAGGCAACCTCTTCGCCCTCCGCTCCAACAATTACTTCACAAAACGACAAAAATCTCCCGCCGGCGAATATCTCCTTTCCCCCGCCGGCATGGACTGGCTCAAATCCACCACTAAACTCGATAATATACTCGCACGCGCCGATAACCGTATAACAAACGCGCTAAGAAAATCACAAGCTCAAAACCACTCGCTTAAGAGTTTCATCTTCGCCGTAAACCTTCAGATTCCCGGCGGCAAGGAACATCACAGTGCAGTGTTCTACTTTGCCACAAACGAACCGATCCAAACCGGTTCACTCCTTTACAGATTCATAAACGGCGACGACTCGTTCAGAAACCAACGGTTCAAGCTAGTGAACCGGATCGTGAAAGGACCGTGGATCGTGAAGAAAGCGGTTGGTAACCATAGCGCGTGTTTGTTAGGGAAAGCATTAACTTGCAATTACCATAGAGGATCGAATTACTTAGAAATTGACGTTGATATTGGAAGCAGTGCAATCGCAAACGCGATTCTTCACCTCGCGTTGGGTTATGTAACTTCTGTTACCATTGACATGGGTTTTGTTGTTGAAGCGCAGACGGAGGATGAGTTGCCGGAGCGTTTGATCGGTGCTGTTAGGGTTTGTCAGATGGAAATGTCGTCAGCTACCGTTGTTGTAGATTCATCACACGCGCCAATGTCAGTGCCGCGTGGGATTGGGTTGGCCAAGGTTAATCACCATAAGTCTGAAGACGAGGAAGAATCTAATTTTTAG